The following are encoded in a window of Phaseolus vulgaris cultivar G19833 chromosome 3, P. vulgaris v2.0, whole genome shotgun sequence genomic DNA:
- the LOC137839412 gene encoding uncharacterized protein, translating to MAMVWFISLPEGHITSFGQLSRLFREQYLANRAPAPVSYDLFDVKQYQGETLKEYISRFGAQVVKVGTTDEPMIVYAFRKGVCPGSFSKSLNRSRPKTFAEVRRRAVEHITSEGEAYEKCMNAAPTRPRAQMHAQPARVHETTTERKNQDRRRTYETRRTQPRGRSEGMREGNRPLRHNFVVELKDLIVVPNIADRLRPPVKSDKVLGPHKESWCEFHEAFGHHINNCLALGYQLDELVKNDFLKDYITGSTITTVTTTPEECQAHEIPTHGEKCTPSLAAFPEGDLLPLNVRNIEVNNPVEVRDYLELRTTFTDGATSRTESIRYLVVNANSAYNILLGRPALNRLRAVSSMRHMKMKLPHLSGKVIVIKSDQEEARKCYENRLKTKRGVVMVIERPPISESQMEL from the exons atggccatggtctggttcatcagcctcccagagggtcacatcacgtctttcgGACAACTTTCGCGGCTATTTAGAGAGCAGTATttagccaacagggccccaGCCCCAGTCTCATATGACCTattcgacgtgaagcagtatcaaggggagaccctgaaagagtacataagccgcttcggggcgcaggtggtgaaagtgggtaccacagacgaacccatgatcgtgtacgcattcaggaagGGGGTGTGTCCTGGATCTTTCAGCAAGTCGCTCAATCGCAGCCGCCCCAAAACATTTGCTGAAGTAAGGCGTCGGGCGGTGGAACACATTACCTCTGAGGGCGAGGCATACGAGAAATGTATGAATGCTGCGCCCACACGTCCGAGAGCGCAGATGCACGCACAACCTGCTAGGGTCCACGAAACCACTACAGAAAGAAAGAATCAAGATAGAAGGCGCACCTACGAGACAAGGAGAACCCAACCTAGGGGTCGATCAGAAGGAATGAGAGAGGGCAATAGACCCctaaggcacaactttgtggtggaacttaaagacctcattgttgtgcccaacatagctgacaggttgaggccaccggtgAAGTCCGACAAAGTactgggacctcacaaggaatcatggtgcgaatttcacgaagcATTTGgacaccatattaacaactgcttaGCACTGGGCTATCAattggatgagcttgtgaagaatgATTTCTTGAAAGATTATATCACTGGGTCCACCATAACCACAGTCACGACGACACCAGAGGAATGTCAAGCGCATGAAATCCCAACTCATGGAGAGAAGTGCACACCATCGCTGGCGGCTTTTCCGGAGGGGGACCTACTGCCTCTCAACGTAAGAAATATTGAGGTCA atAACCCAGTAGAGGTACGCGACTATTTGGAGTTGAGaacgacgttcactgatggagcgACATCACgcaccgagagcatccggtatTTGGTGGTTAACGCCAACTCAGCTTACAACATCTTGTTAGGCAGACCTGCCTTGAACAGATTAAGGGCGGTGTCCTCCatgcgccacatgaagatgaagctaccacatcttagtggcaaggtgatcgtgatcaagtcagatcaagaagaggcccgtaagtgctatgaaaatagacTAAAGACAAAAAGAGGCGTGGTGATGGTGATTGAGCGACCACCCATTTCAGAGTCGCAAATGGAGTTATAG